The Aedes aegypti strain LVP_AGWG chromosome 3, AaegL5.0 Primary Assembly, whole genome shotgun sequence genome contains a region encoding:
- the LOC5567526 gene encoding meckelin gives MSSNWIKSVDPNTVVALLTLIFLPHAIIQADSDFFNINEVIIYATPDGCRNGEYFDTFAFKCKICDEGLHLQVANDHLSCTCDERSVSWRDYDSSVQGPICRNVSDFFDKPGPRIEILKFCKTRHVGLLNATKTSGRTIQVYRKTYPPGNESTVCGCNQPNTIQYDDQLRPRETVPYCLQQTLLKDIQNHQPFRLDYRHNGNVFRNIKYLIVFCHVMRSTRHCHYLANLCVLAFYSLDKYSPCSIFYTYQTYDVSSGENQIPGVISGSLLGQKGDSGKLANLWTMSDTVKPHLFYRRGKYVNEIFDKYLDFSYDVNATNPKNNTLNFTLVSYDLYGHLKNFRAMRLTDLNLCERYSASQELRIRFAQSYHRRCRISLRRMLQDFSEPEFINLYVDYYDQKIRLLRSIPVLIRKALFSHNDDPDPEKWQLVRRFLMVDALSGMNDNFKPRLYDEGTPQEKYHFVRYIKRVELEFRLHTDHEKNPNRVAVPLLKLEYGLVNISKELANSFFEELVDFEFRVTFNKHYSFESILEIILPIFMLLAFTMTLFQTFCHKLRQNKLYYDMEIFFNFVVYLCSNVATALLAATIIVALHVFVTYKTQTDVKLLLPVEVQNGLEIFVYLSFTFKLVKLLRKFVTIASIDIFFIDWERPKIFDAGIGNQRTHLLDTPSIASSATARPTCDSVSAWRNYFIANEWQELATKRKISMFAHTILLIGVFFLCGLEHWSSNSFHLHLFKQEEYLGKDDKVLKIAVGIIVYTIVYVAQRIYNALIYERFVENAIQQFIDVASIANISVFILCMESYGFYIHGRSPHGFSDTDMCSMILQFKREEDNLCGNRGLLPGSEQQTYSILVPKNLRAFYDKLIAPLRNSSNFGPHQHLNQTHLIGSTKLSNSGVISSPGGHYEYTFEKTILTYYNVNRFFAAFVDHALKDLDYIIQERSILENIMNCEFQSYVTENKGVFYIDNGHSFDQVLFYGNEWTFFQLELALFLSVVLISNDYLMAVVVVGIVYKMFEIVMNYLLKNNLAKKTLIDKRFLI, from the exons atgtcGTCTAATTGGATAAAAAGTGTTGATCCAAATACGGTAGTGGCCCTGTTAACGCTGATATTTTTACCTCATGCTATCATTCAAGCAGAttctgattttttcaatatcaaTGAAGTTATTATTTACGCAACACCGGATGGTTGTCGGAATGGTGAATATTTTGATACTTTTGCGTTCAAGTGTAAAATCTGCGATGAAGGATTACATCTCCAGGTGGCAAACGACC ATCTTTCATGTACCTGTGATGAGAGGTCAGTCTCATGGCGAGATTACGATAGCTCTGTACAGGGCCCGATTTGTCGCAACGTCAGTGATTTCTTCGACAAGCCGGGACCACGAATCGAGATCCTAAAGTTTTGTAAAACACGTCACGTGGGTCTCCTCAACGCTACCAAAACCAGTGGAAGAACTATTCAAGTATATCGTAAAACTTACCCTCCCGGTAATGAAAGCACTGTTTGCGGTTGCAATCAACCTAATACAATTCAATATGATGACCAACTGCGTCCGCGAGAAACGGTTCCGTATTGCTTGCAGCAAACTTTACTGAAAGACATTCAAAACCACCAACCCTTCAGGCTGGACTATCGTCACAATGGTAATGTGTTCCGTAACATTAAGTATTTAATCGTGTTTTGTCATGTGATGCGGAGCACGCGACACTGCCACTATTTGGCCAATCTGTGCGTACTTGCGTTCTACAGCTTGGATAAATACTCGCCATGCAGTATCTTCTACACCTATCAAACATACGACGTATCATCGGGAGAGAACCAAATCCCAGGAGTGATTAGTGGCAGCCTGTTGGGGCAGAAAGGCGATTCTGGAAAGTTGGCCAACCTATGGACGATGAGCGACACTGTTAAGCCCCATCTGTTCTACCGGCGCGGAAAGTATGTCAACGAAATTTTCGACAAGTACTTGGACTTCAGCTACGATGTCAACGCAACCAATCCG AAGAACAACACGCTAAACTTTACCCTCGTTAGCTACGATTTATATGGCCACCTGAAGAATTTCCGCGCCATGCGCCTAACTGATTTGAACCTCTGTGAGCGATACTCTGCCAGTCAGGAATTACGTATCCGTTTTGCCCAAAGCTATCATCGTCGATGTCGGATCAGCCTGCGGCGAATGCTGCAGGACTTCAGTGAACCGGAGTTCATAAATCTCTACGTGGACTACTACGATCAGAAGATACGCCTACTCAGATCCATACCGGTGCTAATAAGGAAGGCATTATTTTCCCACAATGATGATCCCGACCCGGAGAAGTGGCAACTTGTGCGAAGATTCCTCATGGTAGACGCGTTGTCTGGTATGAATGATAACTTCAAGCCTAGATTGTACGACGAAGGTACACCCCAGGAAAAGTATCATTTTGTTCGATACATCAAACGTGTTGAACTTGAGTTTCGATTGCATACCGATCATGAGAAGAATCCAAACCGCGTAGCAGTGCCTTTGCTGAAATTGGAATACGGTCTGGTCAATATTTCTAAGGAGTTGGCCAATTCATTCTTTGAAGAGTTGGTGGACTTTGAATTTAGAGTAACATTCAATAAACATTATAGTTTCGAGTCAATTTTAGAG aTAATCTTGCCAATATTTATGTTGCTGGCATTTACAATGACACTCTTCCAAACGTTCTGCCATAAATTGCGCCAAAATAAGCTGTACTACGACATGGAAATATTCTTcaattttgttgtgtacctGTGCTCCAACGTTGCTACAGCACTTTTGGCAGCAACAATCATCGTAGCATTGCACGTGTTCGTCACCTACAAAACGCAAACCGATGTCAAACTGCTGCTTCCTGTGGAGGTGCAGaatgggttggaaatttttgtCTATCTTTCTTTTACATTCAAG CTTGTAAAATTGCTACGGAAGTTTGTAACGATCGCATCTATTGACATATTCTTCATTGATTGGGAACGGCCTAAGATATTCGATGCAGGTATAGGCAACCAACGAACACATTTATTGGACACCCCATCGATTGCATCTAGTGCTACG gCTCGTCCCACATGTGACAGTGTATCCGCCTGGCGCAACTATTTCATTGCCAACGAATGGCAAGAACTGGCTACGAAGCGTAAAATATCCATGTTCGCTCATACCATCCTGCTGATTGGTGTTTTCTTTCTTTGCGGACTCGAACACTGGTCTTCGAACAGCTTCCACCTGCATCTCTTTAAACAAGAAGAATACTTGGGAAAAGACGACAAGGTCCTAAAAATAGCTGTTGGTATAATAGTGTACACCATAGTGTACGTAGCCCAGCGAATCTACAACGCTCTCATCTACGAACGATTCGTTGAAAACGCTATTCAACAGTTCATAGACGTAGCATCCATTGCAAATATCTCTGTCTTCATCTTGTGTATGGAATCATACGGTTTCTACATCCACGGTCGATCGCCACATGGTTTTTCCGATACGGACATGTGCTCTATGATACTGCAGTTTAAACGGGAAGAGGATAACCTTTGCGGTAATCGAGGATTACTGCCAGGTTCAGAACAGCAGACTTACTCGATACTAGTGCCAAAGAATCTGCGAGCTTTCTACGATAAACTGATAGCCCCACTGAGAAATTCGTCCAACTTCGGACCGCATCAACATCTTAACCAAACGCATTTGATTGGCAGCACCAAGTTGAGCAATTCCGGAGTGATCAGTAGCCCTGGTGGACATTACGAGTACACTTTTGAGAAGACGATCCTAACGTACTACAATGTAAATCGGTTCTTTGCAGCTTTTGTAGACCAT GCTTTGAAGGACCTAGATTACATCATACAGGAGCGAAGTATTCTAGAGAATATTATGAACTGTGAATTCCAGAGCTATGTTACTGAAA ATAAAGGTGTGTTTTACATCGATAACGGACACTCTTTCGACCAAGTCTTGTTCTACGGGAACGAGTGGACTTTCTTCCAGCTAGAGCTTGCCTTATTCCTGTCGGTTGTGCTGATAAGTAACGACTATCTGATGGCGGTCGTTGTAGTCGGGATAGTGTATAAAATGTTTGAGATTGTCATGAATTATCTGTTGAAAAACAACTTAGCCAAAAAGACACT